A region of the Salvia splendens isolate huo1 chromosome 11, SspV2, whole genome shotgun sequence genome:
CGCGTGGTGTAatccgtctcggcgcgagcGCCAACGGATCGTACGTCTTgtacgatcgagtaattcaagttcttttcTTCGATAGTTCTTtaagttcatcatgcataataaattaaacaaaacaccaagaacatgcttcgaaatcaaataatacatgcatacatgaatttcgcgaaatttaaatccaaataatcagagccaaagactggctctgataccaattgaaagggttggcagcggaagcgtgcacgagatacgatcacataaatttgatctatttagcatattgtttagacaaattctattcgcgtaattatcacatgtatcatgctcataacttgaattaaaacatgctttagcatataaaatccctaaaacatgctcactacggaattatccaatttacctcattgattcaatcaagaatcgatgatggtttgctccttctccacgtgaagatcttcagtactcgacctctgatcttctgactggtgtcccggattgtatactgatatttgtgtggacaaatctcaccagaatactaggactcgaataatgaagacagaactcagctcacggagggagcaattttcgaattctctctctatctagagggggacgaaaattcttgctataataattatgttttttgtctcctttattctcatatttataaagtcacatattgggcccagtcagggatctaaggaagaatttggacatggcctcacccaattagctttttactaattaaattgaacccacaatttaatataagcttatattggaatattacaagcagccactacagaagtaatattgcactgcctttccaaatccgaaattacaagtattttgggtttccttttatttgtttaattcatttcccgcgcttaagatagaaacatccattaattaattaatgtttgctatgaacttaattaattaacatattttattctccaagagtggacttagcaagaaacccttatttattattcaaagagtaattaaactccaactagttaggttccgaataataaaacctcgtttccagctcctcttgtggatgttatcaaacgagactctcctcgcgcacgattcaacataatagcaatcctagcaccgctagacaatgatcaccactacccaatatacctggatcattgggtgacgaaaaacccgcacctttggtaagtaaAAGTAGTAGATattcaatatcgtatgctcaatgctaatgtacattgattaagaaattaattatcaagacctcgtcttttagtagatagcataaagactcgtcttgctgttagatccattcagtgctataccacaccaacgtcattatatttcaataaggcttagaaataatcggactgacattgcaacctttcacgataggtagtctaggtctatctgggttgtgaaattcttatttttctttgtttagaactgaccgcgtaccttaaattgagcgcagccgaCAACCgatctactagaacaaagacttagacttatgttatgttcggcttatacatttaaatatgcaataaacatccattaaatgtaaaacataacaacattatgacaaaaataatctgttgcattcattggaaaataattattagagttttacagtattcaatcactcgaaaggtgatttctagtatacaaaccctaacaaattgatttccttctttattcttgccataacttcatcacttgccttcttgttctccaattaattaatttccataTTCCAACATTATCATTATTGCGCCAATCAGACCACAACAAATATTCATggaactaagagcatccacaatgggacgcccTATAGTCCGCCTTATGCTCCACCACATCTTCATTTTATCCttctacccttccacctgcagtgggacgccctaaagTTCGCCCCATAGTTTTAAccactattttttaattaattttttatgttttcaaatatgtcttGCAAACTTATAAAAAAAGCACCACGATGaaaggcaaatcctacattactaattaaaaaaaagttacaagagttagaaataaaaaacaagttcaCTACAGATAATAGGAAGAGCATACTCTACATCATTCCTAGCTTGCGGCGCAGATCATCGATCATCCACTTGAGATATTCGGCTTTGCCCGGGTCCTCGCACTGCATGAGGGTgtggtgcgtgtccaacaacatCCTCCGGTTAGCGGCCGCcaccaactccgcgtaggcatgTCCCGCAGCCGAAGTCGGGGTTGGGGCCGGGGCCTGTGAGGATGTCgccttgcccttgttcttggcagccttgTTGCCAATGGGACGCCAGGAGGACATCAGTGTGCCGAAACTCACATCCTCGTACAtcggctggttgaggtccatcggaggtGCGCCGCTGTCACTGCTCGTATAATCACCGGCGGCAGTGTTCTTCATCCTCTTCGCCGCAGCCGATAGGGGCAGAATccctccttggaacttctgcttgtccttcaagaggaGCCAGGAGTTGTAATGCTTGAAATCGTCGTACGATGAAATGTACGAAGTaagcgctctatcgcgcacatcagtcaaactctcgccgctgccctgctccctcaagcacttctcATACTCCGACGAGAACAAATTGACCTACTTCTTCGCCttatcccagtgcttgcggagcttcTCTCTATGGCGCTTGTAGGCGGCCGACGGCTTGGCCTCGTTGTAGCGAtcagcgatgcgctcccagtacgctatttgcttttggttgttggcaaacaccgggtcctctgaaatatcaatccaacacctcgttgataaggctcatttcatgcatcggtttaggggtaaaatgtacccTACTTGattggtttatcgcgcaaagcaagtgttaaatgtgcaggaatgccacttgaccaaggcaacaaggccaaactgatcaagcaagtacaataggcgaaaagagGCCAGAAattgggggagttgatcaaggggagtaactAAGCAGGCAAGGAGAGGACCacaggcttccagaagaaggacacgcgaggcaatgagctggatggtgcgcatcattctgttagcaaggacaatgttctagaaggggacacatgctgatatatgagacgcaaggacggagctgagtcatgaatctgttactgaaaagcgtcgtcattctagaaggagagcATGTAGCAATAGATGAGTCGCTCAcactcagcatgagcgaatatatcctgccaagatcgttatccagctggaggtcgtgcctataaatagaggatgtgccaccacattaaggagatccgatcctttactttccgtctttagtttagtttagtttagctctctagtttagttcagttctctagatagcttagataaagtaatgcttacaTAGAAAAGGTGATCGAAGGAgtgctgcagaatacttgatatctgtcggcgtattcttaagtttcccgccgaggatctcctcggttttacttgctttcgtatttttcgaagtgttagcttagtttaaatttcacgttgtactgttctgagtttagttttaatcaaagttgatTTCGTTTTCATCGTGGTGTTTACTGTTtcacgtagttaattttcattccaatctgaaattcacttgacccagtagttaaaatttccttgatcaagttagtaagttaaattctgtctagagtaaaatcattaggtaaaaactcccaaagttaaagcgtggcagcagccaaccccctgttcactactcacacacttgatacactagcttctctgtgggatcgaccccgaacttccctctttactgttaaagtagtgcaaaattgagagtttataaattactttggtaggaaacgagtgagggcgagattgcattgatcaagtggcaatgacatttgcaaactgatccaaccggttcggttatcttccatataacttgatccacacTCTATTCGCGCCCCCTCTTGAGTTCCTTCCACTCGTCAAGACGATGGTTTCATTAGTTCGTCCTCCCTGGGGTGAACTCTTCATTCTGCTCCGAAAGCTTTAACTTCTGGGCCCTTTGCCTGTTCCGCTTCTTCTTGGTGGCGGCGCTAGAGGCGCGGCGGGGTGGGGCGGGGTCGCGGGTGGGAGACAGCTCAATGCTGGCagcccgtacgaatccgtactgaaatcgggatcgtactgggtgttggaGTCGAAGGGCCGGTATTCATCAGagtctgtacccggccaccgtgcaccaccaccgaacatcggactattcgaaCTTGGGTAATCACTGAGattcattttatagtgtaaatAGAGAATGGAAGAGTGAAAGGAAGTTGTGgtgtgtatatataaattttgaagaattttaaaaaaaggaaatcgcgttgcatcgtccgcggtatcgtccgcctCGTCCGCATTTGGGCGGATGATACTGCGGACGATGCCTGGTCGaaggcctatcgtccgcggacgatggatgTGCCATCGCCCGCATGGCTACAGTGACATCAGGCGCCCCaccgtggatgctctaactctGTCCTTGTAACTTTGAATCAAAATAATGTTATCGAGTTGAACATCTAACCGGAAATAAGGGTCAAATAATACCACCAAAAAGCAAAAACAATAGAAAAAAGCTtgcaaatatttattttatttatttttattaatttcaattGCTGGCATGCATGCTAACACAAAAATCCACCACTTGTATCGAATACTTTAATATCCAATAATTTAGTGTCAAATTAACTAAAAATTGCAATTTCACTTTCCCAACAATAATTAATAACTACAAGTAAACTTCTAAGATCACGGACTAGAAGATTAGcaaatgaaattaatttcttattttcatGTCCACGTTTGATTTTGTAGTTTATGCTGTAGCCATTGCTATTGAAAATGAAAGGTGCAATaggttctattttttttataaattatcaaattcaTTTAATTCAAGCcggcaatttttttttttgtgtatattAGTTCTACTCTCTTCATTtctgaaaagtatgaatatATAAttcgacacggattttaatgtataactggtaaaataagagagagataaaagatAGTGTAAGTATTGGACATATTAGtagtatatatgtatgtgtaaCGTATTGTTTAATTATTCCAAAATTATAAGGAAATAATAAGGAAATAGTAATTCATATTTTTAGAGTAATAATGAAATAATTCATAGGAGGAAGTAtgtaattctgatctatttagatttttaatttaacAGCAACCTGCCTCTAGTTTATGTGTGATAATGATCAATAATCATATAATTGAACAAAAAGCAAGCTAAATTCTGCAAGAAAAGTCTAGTTTGGCAGCTTGTGTGAAAGTAGCTTTCTGATTCTAGCAATCAGAAATAATCTAGTAAGTCAATCAGAATTTATGGAATAAGAAATGAATATAGCAAGCCAATACTCATCAGTATTTTCAGTGTGTGAACTCTGTTTCTTTAGCTCCATTGATGGCGTTTTTGAGCTTCTCTTTCACTGTATTCTGTGTTTTTCAAATTGTTTTTGCACAGCGAAAAACAGTTCCCACTGAAGGTGTTTGTCAAAATGCCTCTTAGTCATATTTGCATAGTAAAAGACTTACTCTTTTCTTCATTTTCCCTTTCAGTGGATGCTATCAACAAGATAATTGACCATTGGAACCTAAGGAGTAAGCTGAATTTACGCGATGATCCGTGCATTGAAAACGCGATTTGGGCTCCTGATTCGGCTAATCCAAGAATTGCTTGTGACTGTGTTGGGACAGTTTGTCACATAACACATTTGTTAGTTATTCCTTAACCTATACTACTTCCTATGTGTTTGTTTAAGTTTGATTGAAGTAAAGATTGgagcttttttttatttgattcagGAAAATATATGCTCTGGACATCTCTGGTGAAATTCCTCAAGAACTGTTTTTGCTGACAGAGTTGATGGACTTGTAATGATATAATGAtactaaagttgcaattttttCAATGTTTATAGTTTCAATCATTGAATTTGATTTGATCATTTATATGATGAAGGAACTTGAATCAGAATGTGTTGAATGGATCCATCCCACCAGAAATTGGGCTGCTGTCAAAAATGGAATACTTGTTAGTTATCAAACTATTAATGCACAATCTCTCTCCTGAATAATGCAATGatctttcttgaattttcaaGATCCATTTTGATGTTTCAATGTGGAATGTGCAGGGCTCTTGGCATTAACAATTTCACAGGCTCGGTGCCTGCAGCGCTTGGTAATCTCACCAGATTGCGCTCTTTGTGAGTTATAAGCTAAAAATCATTTTGATCATCTCTCCACGCTTGTGATGTTGCTTCTCGTCGTGATGCATCTGTCTTCTTCTTGTTAATGCGATGCAGGAGTTTTGGCTCAAACAACTTGCAAGGAACATTGCCTCGCGAATTGGGAAATCTGACGTTGTTAGATCAGCTGTAAGTAACTTATTTGCTCacatttttattcaaatttatgCGTTGCTGCAATACATCTTGTGATATTTCAGTGTCATTTGATGCTTCAGATATATTGACAGCAGTGGATTGAGTGGACCAATCCCTCAAGAACTCTCAAATCTCGCATCACTTCAAACAATGTATTTCTTGATCATTCTCTTAAACTTGTTTGTACCATGCTCGATTTAGGCAAAACCATGTCGATGATAGTTGTTGTGTTTTCAGATGGATGTCGGATAATGGCTTCACAGGAGAACTCCCTGAATTCTTGTCCACTTTCACTGAACTCAAAGATCTGTATGCATTGTGGCTTCTCTTTTCGTTTCTGCTTCTCTCCATTTGGCTATTTCTTTCTGAATCACGCTTGCTCATAGGAGAGTTGAAGGAACAAATCTCAAGGGCCCAATTCCCAACAGTTTCAGTGCTCTAACAAAACTGGAAAACCTGTGAGAATCTTATAGAAGTTGCATATTTTTTGAATCACAAGAATGTCTTCTTCTCTTATACTTTCTTCACTCACGTTTCTTTTCAGGAGAATTGGTGATCTTAACGTTGGCGAAAGTGACAGTTCTCTTGATTTCTTAGAGAATCTGACTAGTCTCTCCATATTGTAAGCTCTAAAATCCTCTGCAACAGCTCTCTCAGTTGCTAATTTTGTTTCCCACACTGCACTTCTAACAGATCATTGAGAAACTGCCAAATCCGAGGCCCAATCCCACAACGGCTGAGCACTTTCCCCAACCTTACATTCTTGTGAGTGCCTCCCCACCCACCAGAATTTGATCGTTTATATGTTCGTATCTCATATTTGTATGGGTTCACAAAGACAGGGACTTGAGCTTCAATAAGCTGACGGGGCAGATACCGGCTTCATTCAAGGATTTTTCTTCGCTCAAGTATCTGTAAGTGAGCCATTGCTTCTCTGTAGACAAAAGTTGCATCTATGAGAAATTGATCTATCTCTTGATTACAGATATCTTGGAAGTAATAACATCGACGGAGTTTTACCTTCTGATATAGGTTCAAAACTACTTGCACTGTAAGGCCAAAAACTCATTTGCAAATATATGGAATTTCATGTTGATTTCGTCTTGTTTTGAACGAACGCAGAGACGTATCTTTCAATCCTCTTACTGGAAATATCCCTCTTGATTGGAGCCATGTTTCCATGTAAGCCATCTCCATCCATTTGCAAACTTGTTTCACCACAAATTCAACTGTTTCTCTGAGCTTCTCGGATTGCAGAAACACAGTCGGCACTTCCATCAATGATGTAAATCTCAAGAACCAGTAAGTAAAGTCATCGTTCGAGAAAAAGATAGATGATCTCGAGAAAAACATATCTTGATTCACTACTTTTT
Encoded here:
- the LOC121756400 gene encoding probable LRR receptor-like serine/threonine-protein kinase At1g56130 isoform X1, whose protein sequence is MAFLSFSFTVFCVFQIVFAQRKTVPTEVDAINKIIDHWNLRSKLNLRDDPCIENAIWAPDSANPRIACDCVGTVCHITHLKIYALDISGEIPQELFLLTELMDLNLNQNVLNGSIPPEIGLLSKMEYLALGINNFTGSVPAALGNLTRLRSLSFGSNNLQGTLPRELGNLTLLDQLYIDSSGLSGPIPQELSNLASLQTIWMSDNGFTGELPEFLSTFTELKDLRVEGTNLKGPIPNSFSALTKLENLRIGDLNVGESDSSLDFLENLTSLSILSLRNCQIRGPIPQRLSTFPNLTFLDLSFNKLTGQIPASFKDFSSLKYLYLGSNNIDGVLPSDIGSKLLALDVSFNPLTGNIPLDWSHVSINTVGTSINDVNLKNQKASTMLQCLDQNINCKNKAPSNSFAVNSGGPEQADTNGSVYDDDSEKLGAASLYTSSSNKWAVSSSGVFISNINGPIYIAQTDSQIANTLDSELYKTARIAPASLRYYGLSLENGVYRVELHFAEVVMDYDSASWEGLGRRVFDVYIQGERVLQDFNIVKEAGGSKRALIKTFNANVTNTLIDIHLMWAGKGTCCIPRQSTFGPLVSAIAVSQVSAYEDSSKGEGKRVGRIVGIVFGCVGGLVVACGVAYFWWTKKESGDLKIYTQAPKD
- the LOC121756400 gene encoding probable LRR receptor-like serine/threonine-protein kinase At1g56130 isoform X2; translated protein: MDAINKIIDHWNLRSKLNLRDDPCIENAIWAPDSANPRIACDCVGTVCHITHLKIYALDISGEIPQELFLLTELMDLNLNQNVLNGSIPPEIGLLSKMEYLALGINNFTGSVPAALGNLTRLRSLSFGSNNLQGTLPRELGNLTLLDQLYIDSSGLSGPIPQELSNLASLQTIWMSDNGFTGELPEFLSTFTELKDLRVEGTNLKGPIPNSFSALTKLENLRIGDLNVGESDSSLDFLENLTSLSILSLRNCQIRGPIPQRLSTFPNLTFLDLSFNKLTGQIPASFKDFSSLKYLYLGSNNIDGVLPSDIGSKLLALDVSFNPLTGNIPLDWSHVSINTVGTSINDVNLKNQKASTMLQCLDQNINCKNKAPSNSFAVNSGGPEQADTNGSVYDDDSEKLGAASLYTSSSNKWAVSSSGVFISNINGPIYIAQTDSQIANTLDSELYKTARIAPASLRYYGLSLENGVYRVELHFAEVVMDYDSASWEGLGRRVFDVYIQGERVLQDFNIVKEAGGSKRALIKTFNANVTNTLIDIHLMWAGKGTCCIPRQSTFGPLVSAIAVSQVSAYEDSSKGEGKRVGRIVGIVFGCVGGLVVACGVAYFWWTKKESGDLKIYTQAPKD